One part of the Lachnospiraceae bacterium JLR.KK002 genome encodes these proteins:
- a CDS encoding DUF4007 family protein has protein sequence MKHSVRFKGHESFIIREGWLNKGLREVKRNPRVFFENYGADALGVGPNMAKSIRYWLKCSGLSDESVRTVVRLTELGEMILQKDPYFEEMFSLWIVHCNIARNRSQATAWQLFFNEFGYGEFTGEELERRMMELAGTAAGEQKVSARSVKDDCDAILRMYGRKAARGSNPEEKNVSPFGALELLKQTEEGYEKAQPRLNRLPAEIVLYLMAGRARAERGIHIEDLLTQENGPGNILNLKRTGLMELLEQLEWAGKIVLNRTAGLDMVYLPGMTTPGQVLQEHYYGNSGSRKGRLPGHGR, from the coding sequence ATGAAGCATTCCGTTCGTTTCAAAGGACATGAAAGTTTTATTATAAGAGAAGGATGGCTGAATAAAGGGCTGCGGGAGGTCAAAAGAAATCCCAGAGTCTTTTTTGAAAATTATGGTGCGGATGCTCTGGGCGTAGGGCCCAATATGGCAAAATCCATTCGGTACTGGCTCAAATGCAGCGGACTCTCGGATGAGAGCGTCCGTACGGTGGTCAGGCTTACGGAGCTGGGAGAAATGATTCTGCAGAAAGACCCGTATTTTGAGGAAATGTTTTCTCTGTGGATTGTTCACTGCAATATTGCCAGGAACCGGAGTCAGGCCACTGCCTGGCAGTTGTTTTTCAATGAATTTGGCTATGGGGAATTTACCGGAGAAGAACTGGAGCGGAGAATGATGGAACTGGCAGGAACCGCAGCAGGGGAACAGAAGGTGTCCGCCCGCTCTGTGAAGGACGACTGCGACGCCATTTTGCGTATGTACGGGCGGAAGGCCGCCAGAGGCAGCAACCCGGAGGAGAAGAACGTCAGTCCTTTTGGGGCGCTGGAACTGCTGAAACAGACAGAAGAAGGATATGAGAAAGCCCAGCCCCGGCTGAACAGGCTCCCGGCGGAAATCGTGCTGTATCTTATGGCCGGCCGGGCCAGAGCAGAGAGAGGAATTCATATAGAAGATTTGCTGACGCAGGAAAACGGTCCGGGAAATATACTGAATCTGAAGCGTACCGGCCTGATGGAACTGCTGGAACAGCTGGAATGGGCCGGGAAAATTGTTCTGAACCGCACCGCCGGGCTGGATATGGTATATCTGCCGGGGATGACGACTCCGGGCCAGGTACTGCAGGAGCACTACTACGGGAACTCCGGCAGCAGAAAAGGCAGGCTGCCGGGTCATGGCAGATAA
- a CDS encoding phosphoadenosine phosphosulfate reductase family protein, with product MITYTCRNRNQETGEPLPCTNAECETSVCPSCGGRAEAVSEIYWCDSCRIPLYESRCSLCGREGRRLTTDIRPVFPEERLLVEIILGKPFAYLEGSVWNGAGNHYFVNGHKIPFSVGGLKDRDCRAIRSQYEELKHRNSEEYFETYRQRFVRANRSRYEKILEEAGSYIREKAGNTPILDMFVSFSGGKDSTVTSDLVIRALGRPELMHIFGDTTLEFPFTYEYVKRFRKAHPRTPMVSARNKEKDFETLCRLTGPPSRVMRWCCTVFKTGVIQKKIRALFREKNQILTFYGIRRSESTSRSKYDRESDSPKITKQRIISPVIDWMDFDIWLYLFTRELDVNEAYRLGYSRVGCWCCPNNSEWSEFLSSVHMPKQSERFYRLLVEFAESIGKEDAQDYVREGGWKARQGGNGVAYAEKSVVSFRPCATEENTFYYDLQRPVSEELYELFRPFGYLNSDMGRAGMGEVYVLSANGEVLLKLQGRPGSRNLKVTILNVRIAGARDLKSAEERIKCQLTKYQMCMGCLACESVCRYNALSVREKKTGGTEYRISDEKCLRCGACVNHFTAGCYMRKVLSIRRT from the coding sequence ATGATTACATATACATGCAGAAACAGGAATCAGGAAACGGGTGAACCCCTGCCCTGCACCAATGCCGAATGCGAGACCAGCGTCTGCCCTTCCTGCGGCGGCAGGGCGGAAGCGGTGTCGGAGATTTACTGGTGCGACTCCTGCCGGATTCCCCTTTACGAAAGCCGGTGCAGTCTGTGCGGCCGGGAAGGAAGGCGTCTGACTACGGATATCCGCCCGGTGTTTCCGGAGGAACGTCTTCTGGTGGAAATTATTTTGGGGAAGCCTTTTGCATACCTGGAAGGGTCTGTGTGGAATGGGGCCGGGAACCATTATTTTGTAAACGGACATAAGATTCCTTTTTCAGTGGGCGGTCTGAAAGACAGGGACTGCCGCGCCATCCGGAGTCAGTACGAGGAATTAAAGCATCGGAATTCGGAAGAGTATTTTGAGACATACCGGCAGCGTTTTGTGAGGGCAAACCGTTCCAGATATGAGAAGATTCTGGAAGAGGCAGGTTCCTATATCCGGGAAAAGGCCGGGAACACACCCATATTGGACATGTTTGTATCTTTCAGCGGCGGTAAGGATTCCACGGTTACCTCCGATCTGGTTATCCGGGCCCTGGGACGTCCGGAACTCATGCACATTTTCGGAGACACCACGCTGGAATTTCCTTTTACGTATGAATATGTAAAACGGTTCCGGAAAGCGCATCCCAGAACACCCATGGTTTCCGCCCGGAATAAGGAAAAAGATTTTGAGACCCTCTGCAGGCTCACAGGGCCGCCCAGTCGGGTCATGCGCTGGTGCTGCACCGTGTTTAAAACAGGTGTGATTCAGAAGAAAATCCGGGCTTTGTTCCGGGAAAAAAATCAGATTCTTACTTTTTACGGAATCCGGCGCAGTGAGTCGACCAGCAGAAGCAAATATGACAGGGAATCGGACAGTCCCAAAATTACCAAACAGAGAATTATTTCTCCGGTCATTGACTGGATGGATTTTGATATCTGGCTGTATCTTTTTACCAGAGAGCTTGATGTTAATGAGGCGTACCGGCTGGGGTATTCCAGAGTAGGCTGCTGGTGCTGTCCCAACAACAGCGAATGGTCGGAATTTCTTTCCTCCGTGCATATGCCAAAGCAGTCGGAACGGTTTTACAGGCTGCTGGTGGAATTTGCGGAAAGTATCGGCAAAGAAGATGCGCAGGATTATGTGCGGGAGGGAGGCTGGAAAGCCAGACAGGGCGGGAACGGTGTGGCTTACGCAGAAAAATCGGTGGTGTCTTTCCGGCCCTGTGCCACGGAAGAAAATACCTTTTATTATGATTTGCAGCGTCCTGTTTCCGAGGAACTGTACGAGCTGTTCCGGCCTTTCGGCTATCTGAATTCTGATATGGGCCGCGCCGGAATGGGAGAAGTATATGTGCTGAGCGCAAACGGAGAGGTACTCTTAAAACTGCAGGGACGTCCGGGTTCCCGGAACTTAAAGGTGACGATTCTGAATGTCAGGATTGCAGGAGCCAGAGATTTGAAATCCGCAGAGGAACGTATAAAATGCCAGCTTACCAAGTATCAGATGTGTATGGGCTGCCTGGCCTGCGAGAGTGTGTGCAGATACAACGCTCTTTCGGTCAGAGAGAAAAAGACAGGCGGTACGGAATACCGCATTTCAGACGAAAAGTGCCTGCGGTGCGGCGCATGTGTGAACCATTTTACCGCAGGATGTTACATGAGAAAAGTGCTTTCCATCAGAAGAACATGA
- a CDS encoding histidine kinase N-terminal 7TM domain-containing protein gives MVNFVIFVECFGICLTIIALLLLLNGDGAREQKLLIFILCGSLVQNAGYLLELTAPTVEAAMTAVTVENLGSAFVPLCYCWFIYIYCYITPPKTLLNVLSVISFFILPTVFFNWNGLFYQDVRWLADTDGFHYVSITYGPLYVFFLFSRIIIPHALCIFTLLSAIRGRSDRQVNRQYWTILGISTLPVIVLIAYICKLVKIFDFTPVTLTISMSLVVIVVWSRRNYDFRHLAAAKVLESLGDGVITLDDHDRLVSYNKAAAEIFTRLPAHKLGENIRVVKDFQEEMLDEKAFPSMSGIMKATADIL, from the coding sequence ATGGTAAATTTTGTTATTTTTGTGGAATGTTTTGGCATTTGCCTGACTATAATAGCGCTGCTGCTTCTCCTGAACGGAGATGGCGCAAGAGAACAAAAACTGTTAATCTTTATTTTGTGCGGTTCACTGGTACAGAACGCGGGCTATCTGCTGGAGCTGACCGCGCCTACGGTGGAAGCTGCCATGACGGCAGTAACTGTGGAAAATCTGGGTTCTGCCTTTGTTCCTCTTTGTTATTGCTGGTTTATCTATATTTACTGTTATATCACTCCGCCGAAGACACTTTTAAATGTTCTCAGCGTAATCAGTTTCTTTATTCTGCCCACGGTCTTTTTTAACTGGAACGGCCTTTTCTATCAGGACGTCCGGTGGCTGGCAGATACGGATGGATTTCATTATGTCAGTATTACCTACGGCCCGCTGTATGTGTTTTTTCTGTTCAGCCGTATTATCATTCCCCATGCGCTTTGTATCTTCACATTACTGAGCGCCATCCGCGGACGGTCCGATCGGCAGGTCAACCGGCAGTACTGGACAATTCTTGGAATTTCCACCCTCCCTGTTATTGTGCTGATAGCCTATATCTGTAAACTGGTGAAAATATTCGATTTCACACCGGTAACACTGACCATTTCCATGTCTCTGGTAGTCATCGTGGTCTGGAGCCGGCGTAATTATGATTTCCGCCATCTGGCGGCGGCAAAAGTTCTGGAAAGTCTGGGCGACGGCGTAATTACGCTGGACGACCATGACCGGCTGGTGAGCTATAACAAAGCAGCGGCAGAAATTTTCACCCGTCTGCCTGCTCATAAACTGGGAGAAAACATCCGGGTGGTGAAAGATTTTCAGGAGGAAATGCTCGATGAAAAAGCTTTTCCATCCATGAGCGGCATTATGAAAGCCACAGCAGACATATTGTAG
- a CDS encoding ATP-binding protein has translation MTDTKAYINEIKRVRQQAEKASIVKSEFLANMSHEIRTPMNAIIGLNDIIMEECGDTEIYAHAKDVQSAAKNLLAITNDILDLSKVEAGKTELVYEDYYIKVIANEIVGIMDMAASQRGIILKYECDQTIPCHYNGDDGRSKQILINILNNAIKFTKKGYVRVYITGKPGVNEYKELLTFCVEDTGCGIREEDLEKIFEDFRQVDFRRNRSTEGTGLGLAIVKHLVELMKGTIDLQSTYGKGITVTITVPQKIVDRRPISEMPELPQTEQKITDTFTAPGIRVLIVDDNVINRKVARGFLKNYAFDLTEAESGPEAIELVRNIRYDIIFMDHMMPGMDGIEAAEIIRRDCGENGTAPVMVALTANAMEGMREHFLKCGFQDFISKPLAPSEFQIDGVDMDAAMEYYSGDEDSFVDLLELYCMDGKRKTELLHELVDSDILRYQIELHGLKSASANIGAMDVSALARAQENAAAQGDRAFITEQFPVLMAEYETLLANIEQFLEGRRQENDGAEKLPGLPIQELTEQTAAALEELKHFRSRQCAERVDRMLLHELPEDIGKRLLQIRDQLRLYEDDNAEDLLSQLLSILKKEEEVK, from the coding sequence ATGACTGATACAAAAGCCTATATCAATGAAATCAAACGCGTACGCCAGCAGGCAGAAAAAGCCAGCATTGTAAAAAGTGAATTTCTTGCCAATATGTCCCACGAGATACGCACTCCCATGAACGCCATTATCGGTCTGAATGATATTATCATGGAAGAATGCGGAGACACGGAAATCTATGCCCATGCCAAAGACGTGCAGTCTGCGGCAAAAAATCTGCTGGCAATTACCAATGACATTCTGGACCTGTCCAAAGTGGAAGCCGGTAAAACGGAACTGGTGTACGAAGATTACTACATAAAAGTTATCGCAAACGAGATTGTGGGAATTATGGATATGGCGGCTTCCCAACGGGGAATTATCCTCAAATATGAATGCGACCAGACGATTCCATGCCACTACAACGGTGACGACGGAAGAAGCAAACAGATTCTGATTAACATTCTCAACAATGCCATTAAATTCACGAAAAAAGGATACGTACGGGTATATATAACCGGAAAACCAGGTGTAAATGAGTATAAGGAACTGCTTACCTTCTGCGTGGAAGACACCGGATGCGGTATCCGGGAAGAAGACCTTGAGAAAATATTTGAAGATTTCCGTCAGGTGGATTTCAGACGGAACCGAAGTACAGAGGGTACGGGACTGGGACTTGCCATTGTAAAACATCTGGTGGAACTGATGAAAGGCACCATTGATTTACAAAGCACCTATGGTAAGGGAATCACCGTTACAATTACTGTTCCCCAGAAAATCGTGGACAGACGCCCGATTTCGGAGATGCCGGAACTTCCGCAGACAGAACAGAAAATCACAGATACTTTTACCGCCCCCGGTATCCGGGTGCTTATTGTGGACGACAATGTCATCAACCGCAAGGTTGCCAGAGGATTTCTGAAAAATTATGCCTTTGATCTGACAGAAGCAGAAAGCGGACCGGAAGCCATTGAGCTGGTGCGCAATATCCGATATGATATTATCTTTATGGATCATATGATGCCCGGCATGGACGGCATTGAGGCGGCGGAGATTATCCGCAGAGACTGCGGGGAAAACGGAACCGCGCCTGTTATGGTTGCACTGACCGCCAATGCCATGGAAGGTATGCGGGAGCATTTTCTGAAATGCGGTTTTCAGGATTTCATTTCCAAACCTCTGGCCCCGTCGGAATTCCAGATTGACGGAGTGGACATGGACGCCGCCATGGAATATTATTCCGGCGACGAAGACAGCTTTGTGGATCTGCTGGAGCTTTATTGCATGGACGGCAAGCGCAAAACAGAACTTCTGCATGAGCTTGTGGATTCAGATATTTTACGCTATCAGATAGAACTGCACGGACTTAAAAGCGCATCTGCCAATATCGGAGCCATGGACGTCTCAGCTCTGGCCCGTGCGCAGGAAAATGCCGCCGCACAGGGAGACCGGGCATTTATCACGGAGCAGTTTCCAGTGCTGATGGCAGAATATGAAACCCTTCTGGCAAATATCGAACAGTTTCTGGAAGGACGCAGACAGGAGAATGACGGGGCAGAAAAACTTCCCGGTCTGCCCATTCAGGAGCTGACAGAACAGACTGCGGCAGCTCTGGAAGAACTGAAGCATTTCCGTTCCCGGCAATGTGCGGAACGAGTGGACAGAATGCTGCTTCATGAACTGCCGGAAGACATCGGAAAACGTCTTTTGCAGATACGGGATCAACTGAGATTATATGAAGATGACAACGCGGAAGATTTGCTGAGTCAGCTTCTGAGCATACTCAAAAAAGAGGAGGAAGTCAAATGA
- the larE gene encoding ATP-dependent sacrificial sulfur transferase LarE codes for MTENSTEAAKIKLEHLKQNLREPGRVAIAFSGGVDSTFLLKTAQEVPGVQVLAVTARSASFPGRELEEAREFCRKEGIRQIVFAFRELEIEGFRQNPPNRCYFCKKAFLEQVREIAAEQGMAYVAEGSNVDDEGDYRPGMQAVAELGIRSPLREAGLTKQEIRLLSREMGLDTWEKPSFACLASRFPYGEVITEEKLAMVEQAEQLLMELGFAQFRVRIHGTMARIEVLPEDFEKLFPEEIRRRIIGQFREYGFTYVSVDMEGYRTGSMNEIL; via the coding sequence ATGACAGAAAATTCAACAGAAGCAGCAAAGATAAAACTGGAACATTTAAAACAGAATCTCAGAGAGCCGGGAAGGGTGGCAATCGCTTTTTCCGGCGGCGTGGACTCCACTTTTCTGCTGAAAACAGCTCAGGAAGTTCCCGGAGTGCAGGTACTTGCAGTTACGGCCAGGTCTGCTTCCTTTCCCGGACGGGAGCTGGAAGAAGCCAGGGAATTTTGCCGGAAAGAGGGAATCCGCCAGATTGTGTTTGCATTCCGGGAACTGGAAATTGAAGGATTCCGGCAGAATCCGCCCAACCGCTGCTATTTTTGCAAAAAGGCATTTCTGGAACAGGTCAGGGAGATTGCCGCAGAACAGGGGATGGCTTATGTGGCGGAAGGCTCCAATGTGGACGACGAAGGGGACTACAGACCCGGTATGCAGGCAGTGGCAGAACTTGGAATCAGAAGCCCTCTGCGGGAAGCCGGACTGACCAAACAGGAAATCCGTCTGCTTTCCAGAGAGATGGGGCTGGATACCTGGGAGAAACCTTCCTTTGCCTGTCTGGCTTCCCGGTTTCCTTACGGGGAAGTTATCACAGAAGAAAAACTTGCCATGGTGGAGCAGGCGGAACAGCTTCTGATGGAGCTGGGCTTTGCCCAGTTCCGGGTACGGATACATGGAACCATGGCCAGAATCGAAGTGCTGCCGGAAGATTTTGAAAAACTGTTTCCGGAAGAAATCAGGAGAAGAATTATCGGGCAGTTCCGGGAATACGGATTTACTTATGTGTCTGTGGACATGGAGGGCTACCGTACCGGAAGCATGAACGAAATCCTGTAA
- a CDS encoding MgtC/SapB family protein: MMDFVQQMEWMARILLAGFCGGLIGYERESRKKTAGLRTHVIVAVSSALMIVLSKYGFQDVVGQYVRVDPARIAAGAVAAIGFLGSGVIFSRNKNVSGITTSAGIWATVGVGMAVGAGLYVIGICTTVIVVLVEIFLGRQGKLSHIIKDVYEVEVEYIFTTDAGSRIGGEIKRELEEVYKCRILKFRTRKKGNRIRLEMLVRTSHGKELFHLTEFAEKYPEIKRIEI; this comes from the coding sequence TTGATGGATTTCGTACAGCAGATGGAATGGATGGCGAGAATTTTACTGGCAGGCTTCTGCGGAGGCCTGATTGGTTATGAGCGGGAAAGCCGGAAGAAAACAGCGGGTCTCCGCACCCATGTGATTGTGGCCGTTTCCTCAGCATTGATGATTGTGCTGTCCAAATACGGATTCCAGGACGTGGTAGGGCAGTATGTGCGGGTGGACCCGGCCAGGATTGCGGCGGGGGCAGTGGCTGCCATTGGATTTCTGGGCTCCGGGGTTATCTTTTCCCGTAATAAAAATGTGAGCGGAATCACCACATCGGCCGGAATATGGGCTACGGTAGGCGTGGGAATGGCAGTGGGAGCCGGTCTGTATGTAATCGGAATCTGTACTACGGTCATTGTGGTTCTGGTGGAAATTTTTCTGGGACGCCAGGGCAAACTGTCCCATATTATAAAAGATGTGTACGAGGTGGAAGTGGAGTATATCTTTACTACGGATGCCGGGAGCCGGATTGGCGGAGAGATAAAAAGAGAGCTGGAAGAGGTGTACAAATGCCGGATTTTAAAGTTCCGCACCAGGAAGAAAGGGAACCGCATCCGGCTGGAAATGCTGGTACGGACGTCTCATGGGAAAGAACTGTTCCACCTTACGGAATTTGCGGAAAAATATCCGGAAATCAAAAGAATTGAAATATAG